Sequence from the Populus nigra chromosome 17, ddPopNigr1.1, whole genome shotgun sequence genome:
ATAgtagagatattttttaaagtacttttcacttgaaaatatattaaaataattattttattttttaaaatttatttttaatttctactcatcaaaacaatttaaaaccactaaaaaaataatttaaaactaattttcttcataaacaaataaaattaaaacaccgTTGAACCGGCCGCTATATGCCGTGAAATATGTGGTGTCATAAAAGTGGCTGCCTAGGATATTTCGGAATAGTCAGAGATATTTATGAATTGAAATCATGCTAAACCAAAGCtggaaataatatatatatatatatatatatatatatatatatatatatatatatatatatattcacaggAGATGGAGGAAGAGAGGGTACTTGGTATCATATTCAGCAGCCAATTTCTCCAACTTTGGCTTCAAATAAATGCATTTCCGGCACCAAGAAGCCATCctaaccaaaataattttcttaaaaaaaatcctttactGGGACATGAAAGGAGATGTATAGTATTCAGTGTAAGCAACGGTGTTCTTGCAAAATATGAAAGAGTGATGATACCAGTCAATGATAATGGGCTGGGAAAGCTCGTGAGCCTGAAGGAGAATCTTATCAAGATGGTGAGAATCATCGATGGGTTCCATCTCTACGGAGGTTGGCCTAGTCATATCTGGCCAAGACGCTGCTACTTTAACATCTctctttgaattctttttaCACAGGTCTTTGTTTCTGCCATCAAACCAAGAACACCCAAAAGAAGTTCTTTGTGATAACAATAAACtgctaccaccaccaccactccaTAACTGTTGTTGTTGGTCTTTATTGTGGTACTGCACTTCTCTGTATAAAACGTGAGGATTCGCTGCTAAAACTGACATTCTTTTCCCTCTccccctccctctccctctatatatataacgctctctttttttcaaggaAGAAATTCAAGGAAGAAAATGGGATATTTTAAAATGCTGGTTGGGGAGAATTACTgaagaaaatcatgttttttaaggtGTGGTGTTTTCTTGAGGTTTTGAGATAgaatggattttctttctttttaagtgtttttggtTGTTTCGaaaatggaggaaaaaaaatggttgcAACTTGTAAAGAAGCTTATCTTCTTGAAGGTGAGCTTGGGGATGGGAAGGAAGCTAAGGAAGTGGGGGCCACAGATGGGGAGCCATCGTTGAATGTTGATGCAATTTGGATTGGATTTAGGcccttttttattgtataagCCCCAAATCTATTCTTATTTTTGGTCTCAAAATTAAGCATtttcttaattagatttttaatatgctATTTCTGAAATCCTCAGTGTGGTTCCTTCATCTATATTCACAAAATGTTTTCTGTctagaataattatttaatgaaaatgaaGAGCTACCGTCTCGAAGAGAAGGCAGGTAAATATCCATTTATTTTGGTCTGACCCAGATATCGGTTCACTGGATCTTGAGGACCTCAGGCCttctattttccttttcctttttctattaCATGGATGGAGAGCCCACCTGTCTTCAAAAAAGGTTGATGCAGAAGTGCGCTTCCTCCATGAACTAACATTTCTGGCTTCGAATTATCAAATAAGattcatttctcttttgatCACTAAAGCACAAACTATCCCGGTTTATTAGTAGGCCAACTTCCGTAGAGATGGAACCCATGAATGATCGATCGGTCAACAAAATTGTGGTCCTTACGAGAACAAAATTGATCGAGGCAAATAACACCTCGTACGCCTTGTCTGGGCAGGCAACAGAAAATCTTGGTCTGATTTGGATCCAGGGAAATGCCAACTTGTAAAGAGAAACATGGATGGCACGGGAAAATAAGCAAATTACTTCTGTATTTCTTTTCCACTTGTGACACCGAAACATGATCATATGTCTGAGACAAAAAGACATCTATATCAAGACATTCTATGATTACTTGTCTATCACCAGAACTAATTTTCTTGTTCACTTGTTTATGACACCCTACTTCAACTACTATATACATTGTCATGATCTCTGAGTGAGAACCTGATTAGTAATAAGTTTTTCATGTATCAAGCAAAGGCATTGTCCGGTCAAGGATACTGCTTATCATtaccttcttcctcttcttacTGCCACCAAATCTTGGACGACGGCTGTTGTACATCCTTTGCATGTTGAAGTGGTGCTTACATAAAGAATACCCTTCAAACCTCCGTTTGCTGCATCTCCATCCTGCCCCATTCACCTTAGTGCACCTCGTCATCAAATTCTCTTCTATTGCTTGATCACTGTTGATCTCAACCTCATTGTAGTCCCTCTCTTCTCCATAGATAGCCTCAGTTCCTGAGCGAGCCCACATTTTGGCAATCTTCCTGTTTCGCTTCTGTTTGTCCACTTTTCTAGATTCTTGGGTGCTTATGAATCTTTCCAAGCTAatccttcttttctttaagGGGAACACTTTCTCTTCCTCACACCAGCTTCCTGTAGTACATGAACAAATAACCAAATCAATGTTATAATAACAGCTATATGCACATAGTTTTATCACCGATGTCACATAAGTATGTCTATAGTATAATATTATGGTAGAGCTGGGGTATGATATCATGTAGTTATGGACAGTTATGCATACCATAACCAGGTAAGGACGAGGAAACTGAAGTTGCAGCTGATATGTCTGCgctactgctgctgctgctgctgctgtgccTGTTGTTATCCATTGTAGTAGTACTGggtacagaaaaaaaaaaaaaaaaacacacctgTTACAGctgataattaattaacaaaatgcatataattaataatgtttCTTGAAAATCTTCACATTTTAATTATTACCAGATAAGTAAGATGaagaaagctaaaaaataaataaataaataagcagTCTTTACTTACAACGAATATTACACGATATGGGATTATAAAtttaagcaagaaaaaaatcatggggtttaattaaactgcTTGGTGATTAATTAGATACAACAaggaatgctattttttttggtgttgttttGAGGATAGTAAAGAAACCTCTGATGGGCATTTGCAGCAACGAGCCTCTTCTCTTCAATGGTTCTTTCTTCTGCTAAGATTTCTGGGTTCTGCAAAAGCATCCAGCTAAAGACATCAGACAAGCGAGGTATGTCCAAGCTTATACAACATAAG
This genomic interval carries:
- the LOC133676457 gene encoding thioredoxin-like 3-1, chloroplastic isoform X1; this encodes MSVLAANPHVLYREVQYHNKDQQQQLWSGGGGSSLLLSQRTSFGCSWFDGRNKDLCKKNSKRDVKVAASWPDMTRPTSVEMEPIDDSHHLDKILLQAHELSQPIIIDWMASWCRKCIYLKPKLEKLAAEYDTKIKFYCVDVNKVPQALVKRGNISKMPTIQLWKDGEMKAEVIGGHKAWLVMEEVREMIQKFV
- the LOC133676457 gene encoding thioredoxin-like 3-1, chloroplastic isoform X2, translated to MSVLAANPHVLYREVQYHNKDQQQQLWSGGGGSSLLLSQRTSFGCSWFDGRNKDLCKKNSKRDVKVAASWPDMTRPTSVEMEPIDDSHHLDKILLQAHELSQPIIIDWMASWCRKCIYLKPKLEKLAAEYDTKIKFYCVDVNKVPQALVKRGNISLWKDGEMKAEVIGGHKAWLVMEEVREMIQKFV
- the LOC133676456 gene encoding uncharacterized protein LOC133676456 encodes the protein MRIKKQWRDDPHYHAYSTPPPPPPPDRVSSTVDQAPTDDPLLNGIIRRASFINSQEPHDRYRISPPYVDDTNKLSPHSCVSHNAQLYLPKNQRSFDPPPVMRSTINASICSNQNPEILAEERTIEEKRLVAANAHQSTTTMDNNRHSSSSSSSSADISAATSVSSSLPGYGSWCEEEKVFPLKKRRISLERFISTQESRKVDKQKRNRKIAKMWARSGTEAIYGEERDYNEVEINSDQAIEENLMTRCTKVNGAGWRCSKRRFEGYSLCKHHFNMQRMYNSRRPRFGGSKKRKKVMISSILDRTMPLLDT